The genomic window CGATGCGGATACGGAACTGGTTGAAGGACTCGATCGGCTTTCCGTCGAGGGAGAGAATGATGTCTCCTTGCTTGATGCCGCCGTTTGCGGCTGCGGAATCTTCCTCCACGTCGTTGACCACCACGCCTTGCACGGTATCGAGGCCGAAGGCTTCGGCGAGTTCGGGGGTGACGTCATCGAGGCTGACTCCTAGGAATCCGCGGCGCACTTCGCCGGTGTCGGCGAGTTGCTGGGAAATGCTGACGGCGAGGTTGGATGGAATGGCGAAGCCGATGCCGATGTTTCCGCCGCTGCGGGAGATGATGGCCGAGTTGATGCCGATAAGCCGGCCTGCGGAGTCGATCAAAGCCCCTCCCGAGTTGCCCGGATTGATGGACGCGTCGGTTTGGATGAAGCTTTCGTAGCCGCGTTCGCCGTAGATGCCGATCTTGCGGTTGGTAGCGGAGATGATGCCTTGGGTGACGGTGAGGCCGACTTCCATGGGGTTTCCGATGGCGAAGACCACGTCGCCCACTTTGATGTTGTCGCTGTCGGCGATGGTGATGGCGGGAAGGTCATCTGCGTCCACCTTGAGAATGGCGACATCTGTCAAGGGGTCTCGGCCCACGATGGTGGCGTTGAGCTCGCGGCCGTCGTTCAGCTGGACGAGGATCTCGTCGGCGTCTTCGCCGCGCTGGTCGCTGACCACGTGATTGTTGGTGAGGATGTAGCCGTCTTCGCTGACGATCACTCCGGAGCCGATGCCTTGCGGCATGCGTCGTTCCTCTGGCTCGCCCTGGGGCTCCTGGTAGCGTGGGCTTGGCATGCCGAAGAATCGCCTCAGCAGCTCCTCCTCCGGGGAAAGCCCTCCGCGTCCTCCGCGGGCGACTTTCACGATGCGCGCGGTGTGGACGGAAACCACTGAGGGCGTGGCTTTTTCGAGCATGCTGGCGTAGCTTTGAGGCATCAGAGCTTCGCCGCGTTCGATGGTTTGAGAGTCGACGGACAGATCGAGCTCGTCAGCCTGCAGGGGAGCGAAGGCGAGAGCCGCGATGGTGGCGACGACGAGTGGTACGAGTTTCTTCCTATTCATAGTGTGAATTGGCGTGGCGGTTTCGGTTTGGCCCTGAATCCGGGCAGGTTCTTCGGTGTTTAACTAACGCTCGGCAGCCGAGGAGCCACGTTCTATCGTCTCTGCTTAAGCGTTTGGGGGGTAGTAAGATGAAATGTACGCGTCTTTGTTCCCAATGGAAGGGCCGGGGCCGGAAAAAAGGTGGATTCGCGGGAGGCGACCTTGCGCGAACCCGCAAAAAAAGCGCCCGAGAACGTTCGGGCGCGAGTGACGACAACTGCTTGGGCCAGCCTTGTTTAGGACCGTTCCGGTAGGCCGTACTTTTCCACGATGAAGTCGATGTCCTTGTCGCCGCGGCCGCTGAGATTGACCAGGATGGACTGGCGCGGCTTTTCCTTGGCCAGCTTCATGGCGAAGGCCACGGCATGGGCGCTCTCCAGGGCCGGGATGATGCCTTCGAGACGGCTGAGCTTGTAGAAGGCGTCGATGGTTTCCTGATCGTTGGCGTCGCCGTAGGTCACGCGCCCGCTTGCCTGCAGCATGCAGTGCTCGGGGCCCACTCCCGGGTAGTCCAGTCCGCTGGCCACGGAGTAGACCGGAGCGGGTTCGCCGTTTTCGTCCTGCAGCATCTGGCACTTGAATCCGTGGATGATGCCCGGTTTGCCGAACTTCATGGTGCAGGCGTGGTCGCCGGTTTCGTAGGAGCGGCCGGCTGGCTCCACCCCGTAGATGGAGCACTGATGGTCCTCGAGGAAGGCGGAGAAGATCCCCATGGCGTTGCTGCCGCCGCCGACGCAAGCCACTATGTTGTCCGGAAGCTCGCCGGTCATTTCCAGAAACTGCTCGCGCGCCTCGATGCCCACCACCCGCTGAAACTCGCGCACCATCATGGGGAAGGGGTGCGGACCTACCACGGAGCCGATGCAGTAGATGGTATTGACCGGATCCTTGAGGTAGGACTGGAAGGCGGAGTCGACCGCTTCCTTCAGCGTTTTCAGCCCGTGGCTGACCGGCACCACCTCGGCCCCGAGGATCTTCATGCGCACCACGTTCGGGTGCTCCTTGGCGATGTCGACCTCGCCCATGTGGATCTCGCACTCCAGCCCGAAGTAGGCCGCGGCGGTGGCGAGGGCCACGCCATGCTGCCCGGCGCCCGTTTCGGCGATCAGCCGCTTCTTGCCCATGTGTTTCGCCAGCAGGGCTTCGCCCATGCAATGGTTGAGCTTGTGGGCTCCGGTGTGGTTGAGATCCTCCCGCTTCAGGTAGATGCGCCCGCCGAGTTCGCCGGAGAGCCGATCGCAGTAGTAGACCGGGGTGGGGCGTCCCTGGAAGTGCTTGCGGATGCTGCGCAGTTCGGAAATGAAGGCGTGCGACTTGGATATTCGATAGTAGGCATCGGTGATCGTGTCCATTTCCGCCTGCAGCTCAGGCGGAATGAAACTGCCGCCGAATTCGCCGAATCGGCCGTCCGTGTCGGGAGTGGTTTTGAAGTAATCGCTCATACTGATCCTTGTTTGGGGTTGAGCGTCAAATCAAGGCGAGGCGGCGGCCGCTGACAAAGATGTAAATCGATCGCGGGAAGGGGTATTAGCGCCGCTGCTCGCGGACAGAAGACGTCGTGATCGCCGTGGTTCAGCGCGCCCATCGATTGAGTTCGATGATCATGGCGGTGGCGGAGAGGAGGCAGTCTTCGGTGAGGGGGAGGGCCTCGAGGGCGAGCGTCAAGGTCCAGCCCAACGGCGGTTCGCGGCGGGTCCATTTCCTGGGCAGTACGGCTTTGAGGCCGCGGGCCAGCAGGTGGGAGGGGGGCTGCGGGGGCGGGTCGGGATAGAAGGCGAGGCGCTTCTTGACCAGCGTGCCTACGGGAGAGCTTTCGCTGGCGATGACGTAGCGGTTGACGATCGACCCGCCTGCGGCGTCTCCGGTGCCGAAAATGATGTCTCCGATCCCTCCCACGATGCCCTCTTTCAGCTTGTCCTTCCACGGGGTTGGATCTTCGAACTGCAGCAGTTCCTGCTCGCTGGGGGTCAGGATCTTCTTGCTGCGTGTGACGATGGCCAACGGTTGACCGGAGCTGTCGAGCAGGTCGATTTTTCCGCTGAGGGCAAAGGTCTTGCGGAGTTTCAGTTCGAAGCAGCGAGGCGGCTCGCGGTCTGTGAACTGCAGGGTAAGGGCTTTGCTTTTTCGGGTTCCGACTCCGCG from Pelagicoccus sp. SDUM812003 includes these protein-coding regions:
- the trpB gene encoding tryptophan synthase subunit beta, with amino-acid sequence MSDYFKTTPDTDGRFGEFGGSFIPPELQAEMDTITDAYYRISKSHAFISELRSIRKHFQGRPTPVYYCDRLSGELGGRIYLKREDLNHTGAHKLNHCMGEALLAKHMGKKRLIAETGAGQHGVALATAAAYFGLECEIHMGEVDIAKEHPNVVRMKILGAEVVPVSHGLKTLKEAVDSAFQSYLKDPVNTIYCIGSVVGPHPFPMMVREFQRVVGIEAREQFLEMTGELPDNIVACVGGGSNAMGIFSAFLEDHQCSIYGVEPAGRSYETGDHACTMKFGKPGIIHGFKCQMLQDENGEPAPVYSVASGLDYPGVGPEHCMLQASGRVTYGDANDQETIDAFYKLSRLEGIIPALESAHAVAFAMKLAKEKPRQSILVNLSGRGDKDIDFIVEKYGLPERS
- a CDS encoding Do family serine endopeptidase, giving the protein MNRKKLVPLVVATIAALAFAPLQADELDLSVDSQTIERGEALMPQSYASMLEKATPSVVSVHTARIVKVARGGRGGLSPEEELLRRFFGMPSPRYQEPQGEPEERRMPQGIGSGVIVSEDGYILTNNHVVSDQRGEDADEILVQLNDGRELNATIVGRDPLTDVAILKVDADDLPAITIADSDNIKVGDVVFAIGNPMEVGLTVTQGIISATNRKIGIYGERGYESFIQTDASINPGNSGGALIDSAGRLIGINSAIISRSGGNIGIGFAIPSNLAVSISQQLADTGEVRRGFLGVSLDDVTPELAEAFGLDTVQGVVVNDVEEDSAAANGGIKQGDIILSLDGKPIESFNQFRIRIGHTAPGTEIEVEVFRDGKRETLNLEVGSASGRFASLANELVTGVEIAKLSDETAERYRIPENIDGVIVLSVDPESNYARTLREGMVIQEVNDQQIETINQAREALRNGVNKLFVYDRGRRGYLPLRIE